cagagttgcagcagcagctgcagcacaagtgacagaaggcaatgtagcagcaGAGGAGCAAATAGTAATGCAGCAGTACAATGCAGCAAAGCAAGTGCACAACAGCAGTTACAGAATGCACAAGGAATGGCAGGAAAACAGCAGACAAAAGCAATACAGGGCAAAAACAatggaacaaagcaaatgaaaactaaacagtgaacaaaacacaaAGGAGCAAGGTGAAAATGACACAAAGGaagttagcctaaggcaggggaagatggttaagctaacatggagctaaactaaggcactctattagagtgggaagagagctagcttgctcattgtcactagtgagcactagtttctccccactactcaattaaCACTATGCAGTAAAGTTTAATCTAACACTCCATTTAAcagaactaactgaactaacaatgaacaacacctaaacaggacacatgttaacaggagatgaaaataaaaacattaaacaTAACAAGTGAACTGTAAAACATTAAGCATTAAACATTAGACATGAACATTAAacaagcagcaaattgaactaaaaacattaagcataacaagtgaactgaaattgagcttgtaaattgaaatttaacaaaaattaacagttaacaggacatgagagtcctggatgtaggctagtccaaacataattccaacactcacccaatatccccttttatacccaattacataatcagggtttacacccttttcacccaaaaattcccaaaacagtagacattagggttctacctaatgtgacagaaaatcacagtggacctagggtttcgacaaaGTAGGGGAATGGTTTAATTACTTACCCCATTTCACTTACTCTcctcctcccaattctctctcaacagaattagggttcatatacaaaaaaaacccccaaattgacagtagactagggttttgattttcgaacttaccaaacgtgataagacgagtccgtcttcaacccatgcttcttctcccttctctgctccttcccatgccttcaatttctctttctagctcgagctattgtaccaatttctttcctagggttttctgagaaagaaaagaaaagaaattggtaggatagatggctagaagatgggggggggtgattatagtggagttggttgtggtgtttaggtggctatggagtaggtggtggcgatggcagtggcagggtgatggtggtgattctgcacagggtatggtggagaggaaggaggtgaaggtcgattgtttagggaagaaggggatgtttggttaggtcatagggttcggttgctagggtgttaggcggcttcatcaaattggatgaacagcgaggatgagccgtgggatgtggagctggtagtagatcggacggtgatgcggaggcaagcgatgagcgaccgttggatgaggtgatacaacgaaacgaacggtacttgatggagttaggtactgtagtgtaaggcggatatatcaaacgttgatgcacagcaagggagcgaccgttggattcaactaccatctaatctgaaggcttggaatttcagcgctgtggtgctcggcagagacttcagattttgatgctctatgaaggagcgaccgtcggatgcttctgagaactgatctgatggctgagaacggaggcgcttttgtgtgtagaaaatgaggttgtgcgcaccattcttcgcggcttccttgcgtaatttctcccggcttttcactacttttctgctcttttcgctccgcgactcatccgaactttatttattacctaaaaatgcaaaattaattaataaaaatatttattcttgaaaacaatgaaaatacagaatatgggataaaatgtagaattaatgcacaaaagatgagttaaaatgccaacaaaaagggataaatatatacaatatttggcactcatcaggtatgcaaacttaagtacgctgacttaacagttgaaacagtttgcgaacgggtatgcaagcTTGGTTTCTAGTCCTGAATTATATCAAAAAAGTTCGCGCACTTAGTACAAAAACGGTAatatatccagacatgggttttagctcttaactctcatttcaatcattgaaacattctcagaagacgacaatggatatatcacacacaccattagctaataagcaattttgaagtgatcgaatgatcgatacgaaactttccaagtcgacatcaaatgactgtctcacacaaatcatgtaagatgtttcaagataatttccacatgatcatcttttgacataaagtcaagaataatgatgaatgtaactAAGACAGAAAGCtatcaacacgtatttcgagaaatagataagcgagatatactcagcttgaaatatcaaatgtgtatgatgcgAAATACTATATcgtatatgacttttgtctcgataggagataagtaagaatagaatagacttctgaggatagataagttttagtctccacataccttttgttgatgaagttcctccaacttcttcagtagatcttcgtcttcagttgtaagcaccttgaagtctaaagatcaactatacaatctatcctagtccaaaaatcatataggtagactagaaatcaagactatagctttgatcaactaaacttgacaaacaagcttgagatagcaaagcttgagagttcgaccgagcaatgctctaacaaagacaaATTGACCAACCAGAGTTGGAGCATTCTTCATGGCATTGCTACTAAACATCATGAGTGTTGGTTTAGTGGAGGTACCTTGTAGGGTGATCTTTTGACCTTGGTTAAGAAAGGAAATAGAGAGTTTTTCCAAGTTAAATGCGAATCATCTAATGTCCTCAACCAGTCAGCTCCCAGAACAAAATCACATATACCTAAAGGAAGTAATCTAAATACTGCAAAAGAATTGGTGGTACCGCGTTGTCCACCGCAAATTCTAACAGACCCTTGTTCTTGTAGTTTTAGCTCCATTAGCCATAGTTACCAACATGGAGAAGTAGGTTGGACTTCACACCCCAACTGAGTGTCTAGAGAAGAATCAATGAAGCTATGGGTGCTTCCTTTATCAACCAACACAGTTATAGCTTTCCTCTCGATGAATCTAGGTATCCTATTTGTATCAGATTGAGATTCCGAGTAAGAGCATGAAGGGAAATATCCATGTCAGATTCAATTAAATTATCTTCAAGGGTGTATTGTGTAGGTGGTAGATCTAGCTCATCTGCTTCATTATCAGCCACCATCATGAACAACTGTTGTGATTTACATCTATGGCCTGGTTGGTATTTTTCATCACAACTAAAACAGAGTCCTTGGGATTTTCTTTTACTCATTTGTTTATAAGATAATCTTTTTATATGAGGTATATAAGGAGATTTAGGTGTTGGGTTTGGAGGAGTTGAGTTGTTGGATGTACAAGCCCCAACAATGGAGGGGGTAGTAATTGGTTTTGAAGTAGAAAATCTGCTGAAGTTAGTAGTGGGTGGTTTAAGTGGAAGGGATTTAGAAAGTTGGGTTTGAGAAGAAAGAGCTACCTCTTGCAGtcttgctaagaaaaatattgagaAAGAGTAGTAGGTTTATGCATCTGAACTGAGCTTTTCAATACCTCCTTTAACCCACTAATAAATCTCAAAACAAAGTAATCCTCAGTGAGATGAGGGTTTTTACTTACCATCAAAGCTTTCAATTTTCAAACTGCTCAAAATACTCCTCATCAGATATTTATTGGAAAAGATTCCTACAACAACCCACATAATTATAATTTGCTATATCTTCAAAATGATTACAGATAGATTCAACAAAAACATGCCAAGAGATATATGTTTTACCAGTAAGAAAATTGAGAAACCAAGAATCTGCTTTACCGTCTAAGTGTaatgaaacaaaatcaatcttctgGTCATCACTAATGGAGTGAATCTGGAAGTATCTCTCACACTTACGAATCCAGATGCGAGGACGGTCTCCACTAAATCTTGGAAAATCAATTTTTGGAGCTTTAGAGAATGTGTTGAAATGTCCAGATTTATGTGTTTCAGCATGACTATCAAAACAGGATTGAGTGTAAGAAGGAGGTGGTGTAGTGTGAGGGTCTGACTGATATCTAGAAAGAATCTCTACGAGGGAGTCAAACTTTTCTTGATTTGCTTCAGAAATCTTAACCAAGGAAGCAAGTAAGGTATCTTGTCTCTGAGCAGCAGCAGTTCGTTCTTCAGTTTCACGTGTGTGAAGATCTGTAAGATTTTTGATGAGTTGTGAAAGTTCACGGGTGGTAGAAGCTACATCCTTGTTGGTTGAGCCTGTCATGATGTAGAAGGAAGAGGAAGTTCCTGGATGATACCATAACGATATGTGATGtaatataataagataaagatgGAGATATAACTAGTAATGAAGTAATCCAATGCCACTGTACTGCCTCCCTTCTATTTTCATGATAAGCTTTCGATGCAGGTACAGGCATAATAAGGAGAAGAAGACTTAACACTGGACCCTAATCATATCGCTGACCCTACACATGGTCGAGTTACCAATTTCAACTTAACAAGCTTAAAGTAGCGTAAAACAGGGTTAAAACTAAATTGAAAGATAAAGACATCCTCATGATGGTTTTCGGGCACCACAGGACCATGACATGTTCGTATGCCAATATTATCAAATTTTCACATTTAAATTCGTCCAAAGCTCTAATCCAATGAGAATAGATTACTTTCTTCAGATCAACCAATAAAAAAGACAACAATGTTTTGTGATTTCCAAATTTACTCCGGACAATAGGTAACTAGCCAGCCAACCATCGTCTGGATGCGTTCCTGACGAATATCCTGACTTAACCTCAAAACAAATTGAAATGCACGTAAACCTCTGATCATACATTCAAACATGAAACTGATGCGGAATTCCATGCTTATCAGACATTTTTCAAAGCCAGGCGGCATACATTAGTTGCGAAGTCGATAGAAGCCGATTAATTCCCTCTGGAAGTTCGTCAGTAAACCCAAATATACAAAAACACTAGCAAATGTAAACCCGGCTATCAGAAATGGAGCCCATCCATATCTACTCCCAAGTATGATATCAAACGCAATGTTAAATGCAACTATCACACTGATTACTGATACGTCAAGACTTCCAAGACCAAACACTAACTTTGTCGGTAATATCATCTCAAAATCTGCTTCTGCATAACTACCAGCCAGGACGGATAAAAACACAAGAATTGACGTAGTTGAATTTAAGAGAGCTATAGCATCAACCACCATGAATCCAATGAATGACTtctttcccaagaatattggatCTCCACTGTCACTGAAATTTCCACCCGGCACTGTAAATATTGCAGCAAAAGCAACTGTAGCTACTAAAGCGGCCACTACTAAACATGATTCGGCTGTACGTATCATGTAAGCCTCTCCTTTTTTCACTAAATCTTTGTGCTCCCGAGTGAAAACCTGTTGAGGAGTTTCTCCACtatcatttcttttttttctgaatGCAGGTGGTACCCTCTTCTCCACTTTCTATAGTCATACAAAACCCAAAAGACATGCTACTTCAGTAGCGTACAAGTTTATATATACAGCTTCAACAGTAGAAAACTTGTCTGGGAATAAATTATATGGAGCAAACGTACCTTAAACCATCTGATCTCACTTTTAATTTGAACAACAATGCTGCTATAAATGTTTAGTCGACAAGCAGGCGCAAGTTTTGCAGCAATATGTAAGATATTACCGCCGTTTGGATCTACTACGCGTGTAATTAGAATCTTCTCATCTGCGTTCATGTGATCGTACAAGTAATCAAATACACTGTCTTGTCTGTTTTCCACCGCTATTTGAAGTATGTTTCTTTCCTCGTGAGGAAACCAAAGCTGATCTGGATAAGTGGAGATACACAATTTCACAATTTCAATGGTACCATTTTCTGCCGCAGTTTTTAGGAAATTGGAGCCCCAGAAAAAATGATGCATGTCTACCCTGGTCATGCACGCAATTTCTTCAGAGATAATATCAAGTAGTTCCGGGAGAAATGTTGAAAAGCTCAGCCTTTCACGGCGATAAGCTGCAAATGAAAGCAACCATTAGAACATGGGTAAACCATTGTgtaatttaaaaaacaaaaaatgccCAACCGAAAAAGAACAACTAAAGCTTTATCAAGTATATACTCtttccgtttcaaaataataggcttgTTTGTGTGTAAACTTACCCTTTAAAGATGGGAGGAGTGTGAATATCACATTGAGAGGCATATATGATAACTTGACATGAGAACCCTTTTCTGCTAGAACATCTAGCAAAGTGCTTCCGTCGCCCTCACGTGCAGTTGCTAAACTTGGGTATTCACGGATTAGATCAGATGCCAATTCTACAAAATTAATCTTATAGACATCAGTAAAGAGGATTATACTCATCTGcgatgaagaaaataaaagacCATGTATATTCTTATAGGAGAAGAGTCGGTAGTCATATTATTATCACACCATCTCATGATTGTTATTAAGAGTAGGGGACATACAAAATTCGAAATTAATAGGAAGAGAAAATTACCATATAAATCTGCACGAGTTATACTGCATATGAGGTGAGCTCCCGAACAACCTTGTAAGAAACTTGGTTCATCTTTCATCTCATCACAAAGGAATTTAATAATTTCTGTATGCTCGAAACTAACATGAATAGCAGCATTGAGTAGCGGATTCAACCCCTTTCCGTTACACATACGTTTTAAGTTTTCATGTTTCTGCACCATTGCTTTAACAGCATCTTCAAGCCCACCAATAACAGCAAGATGAAGAGCTGTGTTACCATCATAAGCGTCTTTCAATTCTAGTGCTTCTGTTGGCATGCGTTCGAGCAGTTTTAGCATGAACTTTGAGTTTCCTGCACCAGCTGCAATATGCAATGCAGTCCTTCCGCATGCTGTTATTGGAACTTCGAGATGACTATCAATGAAATTTCCTATTGACTCCCACTCATCATTCATGGCAGCATCTAATAAAGGTCGATATAAATTGAGGTCCATGTCGTTTTCTGTATGAAGTTTCAGAAAGTTTGTCACCATGGACATGTTTTCTTATAGTCGATCAAATCACATTAAGAGAtacaaaaaaattacataaataaTACAGCTAGTTATTTGTGTGAGAGTAGGGTATATACTCTTTGTGTCAATATTATAATGGTGAAGCATAGCATTTTTCTTGTAGCAGGTAACCATACAGCGGTCCATGATATAAAAGACTCAAAGAGCCATACACGTGGAGGGGACGTGTTGGAGGTAAATAGTCTTACATAGACTACTTCCTAGAATCCTCGAAATAAGCATGAGGGCCACCCCATTCACTGttaattggttttgaattggaaTCCCAAATACTAATATTGACCACTATACATACCTTATTAATGACGTATGGGAATCATTACAGTTGAGTGAGCTGATGTCTCTAGTACATATTTCATACAGTCGAATTATCTCGTTTAGTGTATGTGATAATAACAGATGGGTGATTAACCCAGTTAGTCACGAGTCGAACTCCCAAATTATAGGTTAGGATTCGATTCTCGTGATGATCgtatcaaatcatcaaaatataaaTATGGGCTAACTTGGAAGTTGCTAAACTTATTAGGGTTTTTTCTCTCCCGAAAAAAGGCGAGCCTCACATGCATTAACGATATTACTCTGATTTAAGTGCGCAATCGGTTACAGGATTAACAATAGATTTTATATAAAAGGATTAACAGTAGATTTTATATAAATCATTCGAATCAACCTATTAggtttcattaaggatttattTTCTATTTACGCTTTTCCTCGATGGACAGTCCCGATCTAGACCTATAAATATAAATCTTATGAACTTGGTCCTCCCTCTACCGATAAAAGGAACACAATACGTATGAATACAATGTTCAAAGGAATTACTACTCATTATGGCTTGGGTCAAGAAAAAGAAACCGAGATCTCCACAAGGTATTACGGCTATCGATGATAGTACCACGGATTACCAGGTATTCCTCATGTATTATTTTTATTGTGTAATTATTGTGAAGTTCACTATCCTGCAATTAGGTATCCATAAAATGGAAGATTATCTAAAGACTTAAAAGCTTAGACTAATGAAGTTCCCATGTTGAACAGTGAGGAAACCTCGTTTCTTATTGACAGAAATAAGCTCTTTTTGAGTTCCGTGAAACGAGGGTTCTGGTAAGGatacttggcaacgtatgattggttttaaaattacaaactcaaaaggaAATCTTAACTTACAGTGTTTGGAAttatatggaagtccaaattcaattcgaAAGACGAGTACCTACCATATTATGACTCTTTTTTTCAAATTAATACATAAAAGGGGGATTCcacataaaagaaaaaataaataaaatcctcACATATTCCCTATTTTTTCTTCACCTATTTATGCATAGAGACGGGGCAGGGAACaccaaatctaaaagaaaaaataatgtcCGGTGTGTAACACGCGCACTAATTGAGCCAACCGAGCGAAGCGATGAAGGACCTTATATGGCCactttttttatataaaatctAAGTGATCAATTGGCACAAAGAGATTGGATTTCTCTTTGGTAGTCATTTCTTTTTTGTTGTGCACCTGAAAATTCGAAAATGCCCCTACTTTTTAGTTAAATTACTACAACTCCTTAGTATCCCatcttttcaggggtataattggaaaacaaactttaatataacatatttaaaaaaccGTGCTTTGTAatcttacaaattttatctcgttggaaaagtTATAAAAGAATCTACGCAATGAgtgcaaacaacaatatcaaattgaGAGGTTTTACTAAAAAATCGGAGGTATTTATCAtcttaggcacaattttagaaaatgaaatgtatatccattatgcaaaccaccacaaaggcaacataatactttatgtaaccatattttggtttttgcatcaactaattttccatttCAACTATattaaaacgatgtactccctccgtttcaagaaaagtgatactttcacttcagGAACAATTCtcaaaaattgaatgcatagtcgTTATCTAAACCACCACAAAGAATGCGTAACACATCGTGtaatcatattttggtttatggattgactaattttgtttttcttgaaaAGTGATACTTCACATTCTGTGTCAGGAGAAgatatattttttctaaaaaggaGCAGAAGTATCACTTTTTATGAAATTGagagaaagtatcactttttgttGAAACAAGGCGAACGTATCACTTTTTATGAAACCGAAAGAAAGTATCACTTTATTTTTGAAACAAGGCGaaagtattattttttttgaaacgcAGCGAAAGTAGTCGCAGACGGAcccatcttcatattcttctttagTCGGCACTCCCATCATAGCAACGATTGTACTAATCTAATATATGATGCAGgacaaacaagaaaagaaaaaaaacagtgaATATTTATAAAATTACAACAATTTCTTATAACATTTTGTTTCGTCTGGTAGGAAGAATCGAGCCAATTCAAAATATTAATGTGTTCAGTATTAGTTTAGTTAACGTAATTCAATTAATTTTGTTTTACTCTGAAATCCAATTGTATAGCATTGCTAGACCACTGTCATGCAAATTATTTGGATATGATGCAATCTTAAGCACCGAAAACTTTTCTTTGGAGGGCATATATGGAACAGAGAAGGgcattgatttttctttttttataataACAGAAGATTTTATTGATCCACAATCCACTTAACAATGTCTGGAGGAAAATTCGAGAGAAACTACTAGCTTCAAGTCTAGTTTTTTTTGTTAACTCATGAGCCACGCTATTACTTAATCTATTAACCAACTTGCAAAACCAGAATTCatgaattgaaaatttgtttttaactggaaaaaaaaagatgatgatTGATCCAGTGCATTTGTGGGTCTTCCATATGTATAGAATTCACCAAGTTCTCGCAGTCCGTTTCAATTATCACTTTATTGAATCCATATAGTTAAAATCCGTGAATCTTTGGAGGAAAGTTAACATGCTTTAATTTATGCTACTTACCTCCATTTTTAACTGTCATTTCTATTTTTGAACTTTGACCTAAAAACAGGTCAAATTAAAAAGTGATAGCAGTATTCTTTTTCTAAAATATAACTACAAACTTAGATAAAGGCCATTAAGAAGTTGAGAATGGTGATAATAGTTACCTGTATTCATTACGATTTTCCTTGCCGATGCTACTTGGGTGGCCTTATTCGCCCTGCTTTCGCTTGTCTAGACTTTTCTTTTGTTAAATATACTCGCTAACTGCTTATGCCCTGGAAGAGAACTTAGAAAAGGAGAGCGAGAGAACTTTTTTGCGATATGAAAAGCTACGCAATGAACGAGAGAAGATGATTATTAGACAAACACTTCTTGATCAATTATATATGTATAGGCCCATATGGATAAAGTCTTTGCAAGGATCTCTGATTAAAAGATTGATTGACTAGTTCTATCAATCCGGGACGGCATATATCATTGGTAGTGGGTAAGTTGAGGATCAGGTGCACTATTTATAAATCAATTGACAGAAATGATACGGCTGGAATTATAGTTGAGGATCCAATCACATCCAATGGAGATTGATTCGTGATATGCTAAATCGCTACAATATattttgaaacattcttctaaaaTAAATAAGGTAGTTTGACATTCCCCAACAAGCTGATTGATGTGGAACCTTGAGTGAAAGCTTGGATCGAAGCATATCAAATCGACTATGCAATAGACCTTTTATAAAAATGTCTGCAACTTGTGTTCGGGTCGGTATATATATCGAATTTGCAGTATGCAGTGACGTACGCAATCCTTtccatatcatttttttttgatacgaaagaaaattgaatatttaatttcAATTATCTTCTAGTTAGATTAGGTCTTCTGTTCCCCATTCAACACACTTAGGTCATATATAGTTCTCGAAATTATTTCCTTGCGGTCCCAATAATAATAGGTTGTACTTAGAGGTATGAGTGGGTGACCATGAACTAAATGCACCAACTGCACCACAATCGGTTCCCCATCAAAACctggtcctttcaaggtttttTCGTGTAAATTCTAActaaatcaaaaccaaatttcaCCTATGAATTCCTTCATCCTCCTTTAGCTAAATCCCCTTGTTACTGTTCCCTTTATCGATGTAGTCCCATATTCTCTCTGGATGTGTTCAATTTTTCTAATGTTCAATTTTTGGTGTTCTAACTCTTCCGGTGTTCCTTTAAAAAAAGATTCCCTAAATGAAGAGTTTTTGTTGATGATTAAATTATCGATTATTTTTTCGGCTTTGGTCCCAATTCCAACTGATTCGTTATGGATAATCTTATTAAattctactccctccgttcctttttaataaattggttttgtttttagagaaattcaaggaaattaagagaactaatcattgaaactggtcctcatgacacttgtcaataaaagaagtgaagtgaaatggttccCATTACACTTGCCaccaaaagaagtgaagtgaaatggtccacatgacacttgtcattaaaataagttaagagaaaagtggtcccaaaaaaattaaagtaacatttgactttctcaattaggaaaccaacctatttttttgaaacatttatttgtaGAAACTAGTCTATTAAAAAGGAACCGAGGGAGTATCATATATATTAGCTGTCTGTAATTTCAATTCTAGTTCTTGATGCTGAATGGTCTCCTGAAATTGGGTTTAATCTCCGTCTCCTTTGAACCTGTTTTTCATCATGATATTGGATTTTCTTCCCCAAGTTTCTCTATTGTGGCTGGATTGCACTtctattaccaaggtaacattgttcATCCATCAGTATGGTATCATTTCATCTTTTCAGAAAATTTTTATTCAAGTTTTGGAGATGCAGAAATTATATGTGGTACTATTAGAGGTTTACAACTAGGATTTGAGACTTATTTTTGTTGTTAATTACTTACTCCCtacgtttctaaaaaataggcaggtttttttttttggtatgtcaaaaaataggcttgtttccatatgtggaaagtcaaatgttatgattttactactataTCCATtgagggaccacttctctctctctccattttctctcctaatacaaaaagaggaccacttttcttttccctttctcTGATAACAAATGAGTGGGGGACCAAATGATAGATTAGGAAAAAGCATGAAAAAATGGCTCGAATGATTAGCTTTCTTAATTTTTCTGAAAACCAAACAAACCTATTtcttagaaacggagggagtattattttagAAACTTCAACTCCATGTTTCCTGCTTATGTTTTCGTAAATGAATCTCCTCTTTTGAATTGTAACCATAATGTTTCTTATCTTCCTATTTTTTTATGAACCCATTTCACCTATAAATTCAACCCATAACCATATTATGTTCCATCCTTGTTTCGCTCATATCAGTTTGCTTACTTaccttttcttttaaaaaaaatcttcctttCTTTGCTTGCTCTGGTTTAATTTCAATAGGTCAAGTCGTGTAACTTGTGATATTCCCTTTTATCGCTTTTCTGAAAGATGCTAGGAATGTTGTGATTTTTGTTAAGTAATGACATAAGCTAGTGGGTACTTTTTTAACTAAGATGAATAAATATGTCAGGATTTTCatagggaatcactgacaactgcggaataacggatcttgagatattatgatgaataataagtaaaccaagcacaagcaactataataatacgagaaagataaatcaactcacaagacacaagatttatagtggttcgaccaatacatacaacgtgtatccactttgagccgcaccaactcaaatccact
This is a stretch of genomic DNA from Papaver somniferum cultivar HN1 chromosome 1, ASM357369v1, whole genome shotgun sequence. It encodes these proteins:
- the LOC113323350 gene encoding ankyrin repeat-containing protein NPR4-like translates to MNTENDMDLNLYRPLLDAAMNDEWESIGNFIDSHLEVPITACGRTALHIAAGAGNSKFMLKLLERMPTEALELKDAYDGNTALHLAVIGGLEDAVKAMVQKHENLKRMCNGKGLNPLLNAAIHVSFEHTEIIKFLCDEMKDEPSFLQGCSGAHLICSITRADLYELASDLIREYPSLATAREGDGSTLLDVLAEKGSHVKLSYMPLNVIFTLLPSLKAYRRERLSFSTFLPELLDIISEEIACMTRVDMHHFFWGSNFLKTAAENGTIEIVKLCISTYPDQLWFPHEERNILQIAVENRQDSVFDYLYDHMNADEKILITRVVDPNGGNILHIAAKLAPACRLNIYSSIVVQIKSEIRWFKKVEKRVPPAFRKKRNDSGETPQQVFTREHKDLVKKGEAYMIRTAESCLVVAALVATVAFAAIFTVPGGNFSDSGDPIFLGKKSFIGFMVVDAIALLNSTTSILVFLSVLAGSYAEADFEMILPTKLVFGLGSLDVSVISVIVAFNIAFDIILGSRYGWAPFLIAGFTFASVFVYLGLLTNFQRELIGFYRLRN